A region of uncultured Carboxylicivirga sp. DNA encodes the following proteins:
- a CDS encoding OmpA family protein: MKKNLWLFLLILNQYVSAQCPEGSITSEQNLVINGDFENNVIEFVSDYIASRLAGAGNYTITDNAIKFSSTYFQGKGQGRFMAVDGAEGADKTVWKQNIKVKPNTNYFFSCWVNTLNIRTGLPAVLQFSINDGLLDQPFHCPDRLHVWKQFSVVWSSGNEEEIAIRIVSQNTEYDGNDFGLDRIKFYECEEMQMKIEEKIPIVLRNVFFETNSSVVLESSYAELDQLVNYLSENSSKNIAISGHTDSSGNKESNQKLSENRAQAVFNYIIEHGINSHRVSYVGYGQLKPVDTNETIEGRQKNRRVEFVIE; the protein is encoded by the coding sequence ATGAAAAAAAACTTGTGGTTATTCTTATTGATATTGAATCAGTATGTGAGTGCTCAATGTCCGGAAGGTTCAATTACTTCGGAGCAAAACTTGGTTATTAATGGTGATTTTGAAAATAATGTTATAGAATTTGTATCAGATTATATAGCTAGTCGCCTCGCAGGTGCAGGTAATTATACCATTACAGATAATGCTATAAAGTTTTCATCTACTTACTTTCAAGGTAAAGGACAAGGTAGGTTTATGGCTGTTGATGGGGCTGAAGGAGCTGATAAAACGGTGTGGAAACAAAACATAAAAGTGAAGCCTAATACCAATTACTTTTTTTCGTGTTGGGTAAATACTTTAAATATCAGAACAGGTCTTCCGGCAGTTTTGCAATTCTCAATAAACGATGGTTTGCTGGATCAACCTTTTCATTGCCCTGATCGATTGCATGTTTGGAAGCAATTTTCTGTGGTTTGGAGCTCAGGAAATGAAGAGGAGATTGCTATTCGCATTGTAAGTCAGAATACCGAATACGATGGAAATGATTTTGGTTTAGATCGAATAAAGTTTTATGAATGTGAGGAAATGCAGATGAAGATAGAAGAAAAAATACCCATTGTACTCAGGAATGTATTCTTTGAAACAAATAGTTCTGTGGTGCTGGAATCATCTTATGCGGAGTTAGATCAATTAGTGAACTATTTGAGCGAAAACTCAAGTAAAAATATTGCTATTTCCGGTCATACCGACTCAAGTGGAAATAAAGAGTCTAATCAGAAGCTTTCAGAGAATAGAGCTCAGGCAGTATTCAATTATATTATTGAGCATGGAATTAATAGTCATAGGGTTAGCTATGTTGGTTATGGTCAATTAAAACCGGTTGATACTAATGAAACCATTGAAGGACGCCAAAAAAACAGACGTGTGGAATTTGTTATTGAGTAA
- a CDS encoding MFS transporter, with protein MKQERIPGGLRWTALLIASLAMFGNYYLYDSVAYVGKDLMDLLGFSNEDFSRLYSIYSVAAVIVLTFSGILIDRLGARLVILFAGIICSVSGFVTATTDNLTVMLIGRFLLGFSAEPLIVAITVVLAKWFRGKELGFALGVNLFIARAGSYAADWSPTWASNIYAQGWQQALFLAGIIGLLCGLGGIIYFILEKRASKKYVLGQGDEPDRLNIKEIFNFSPSFWFVVILCMTFYSAIFPFRGFAPTFFENAHGASSALAGQLNSMVIVASMWATPFIGLLIDKIGRRAQIMFIGSIIILPVYLLLIYSKINLFIPVTMMGIAFSLIPAVMWPSVAYIVDEKKLGTAYALMTLIQQIGVAGFVWLVGKANDMSDASATNPQGYNMGMWIFSVLGIVGLTFSLLLYKTETGPKGHGLEKPSANAV; from the coding sequence ATGAAACAAGAACGTATACCTGGTGGTTTGCGATGGACAGCCTTGCTGATAGCCAGTTTAGCCATGTTTGGCAATTATTATCTGTACGACAGCGTAGCCTATGTTGGCAAAGATTTAATGGACTTACTGGGCTTTTCTAACGAAGACTTCAGTCGTTTGTATTCCATTTACAGTGTTGCAGCTGTTATTGTACTTACTTTTAGTGGTATTCTTATCGATAGACTAGGGGCACGTCTGGTTATTTTATTTGCAGGAATTATTTGTTCTGTTTCCGGCTTTGTTACTGCTACAACAGATAATCTGACAGTGATGTTGATTGGAAGATTTTTGCTAGGATTTAGTGCTGAACCACTTATTGTAGCAATCACTGTTGTGCTGGCTAAATGGTTCAGGGGAAAAGAACTTGGTTTTGCCTTAGGTGTTAATTTATTTATCGCCAGAGCCGGATCTTATGCTGCAGATTGGTCTCCCACTTGGGCGAGTAACATTTACGCACAGGGCTGGCAACAGGCTTTGTTTCTGGCAGGAATAATTGGACTACTATGTGGATTAGGAGGTATCATCTATTTTATTCTCGAAAAAAGAGCTTCAAAAAAATATGTATTAGGTCAGGGCGATGAACCTGATCGACTTAATATCAAGGAAATATTTAATTTCTCTCCCTCTTTCTGGTTCGTGGTTATTCTTTGCATGACATTTTATTCAGCCATTTTTCCATTCAGAGGCTTTGCTCCTACTTTTTTTGAAAATGCACATGGAGCATCCAGTGCTTTAGCCGGACAATTGAATAGTATGGTTATCGTGGCTTCTATGTGGGCAACTCCATTTATAGGCTTATTAATTGATAAGATTGGCAGAAGGGCTCAAATCATGTTTATTGGATCTATTATCATTTTACCGGTATACCTGTTGTTGATTTACTCAAAAATTAATCTGTTTATACCGGTTACCATGATGGGCATAGCCTTTTCTTTGATTCCTGCTGTAATGTGGCCATCGGTGGCTTACATCGTTGATGAAAAGAAATTAGGCACAGCCTATGCTCTGATGACTCTGATTCAACAAATAGGTGTTGCAGGATTTGTATGGCTGGTCGGCAAAGCCAACGACATGTCAGATGCTTCAGCTACTAACCCTCAAGGTTATAACATGGGAATGTGGATTTTTAGTGTATTAGGAATTGTTGGATTGACCTTTAGTCTATTATTATACAAAACCGAAACTGGTCCTAAAGGTCACGGACTGGAAAAACCTTCAGCCAATGCTGTTTAA
- a CDS encoding pirin family protein: protein MNNKLIKNIKPLGFTWVTNDPFLFCVHHRDLYPEGNDQMGPATSLSGRNIGQDFSEENEWRMYHGHKVPGFPAHPHRGFETVTVVLEGFVDHSDSNGSTGRYGNGDVQWMTAGSGLQHAEMFPLVHDDKPNPLELFQIWLNLPKANKHVTPYYNMLWSEDIPKHQIKDDQGKISEITIIAGQFDQISAPKPAPDSWAAQEDNKVGIWLVKMESGAKLSLPAVSADVNRSVYFYKGSEITIAETNIKPYHSIDVYAQEETEIINGDENAYLLILQGKPINEPVVQHGPFVMNDEAGIRQAFMDYQKTQFGGWPWQNYDVVQPRDKGRYAIYADGREEIR, encoded by the coding sequence ATGAATAATAAACTAATAAAGAATATCAAACCGCTTGGTTTTACCTGGGTGACCAATGATCCGTTTTTATTTTGTGTACACCATCGTGATCTTTATCCTGAAGGTAATGACCAAATGGGGCCAGCTACCTCATTGTCGGGTAGAAATATAGGACAGGACTTTTCTGAAGAAAATGAGTGGCGGATGTATCACGGACATAAAGTACCCGGATTTCCGGCTCATCCGCATAGAGGATTTGAAACCGTAACAGTAGTACTGGAAGGTTTTGTTGATCATTCAGATTCGAATGGTTCAACCGGAAGATACGGAAATGGTGATGTTCAGTGGATGACTGCCGGATCAGGTCTGCAGCATGCAGAAATGTTTCCACTGGTACATGATGATAAACCTAATCCATTGGAATTATTTCAGATTTGGTTAAATCTGCCTAAAGCCAATAAGCATGTCACTCCATATTATAATATGCTATGGTCTGAAGATATACCTAAACATCAAATTAAAGATGATCAGGGAAAAATTAGTGAAATAACAATCATAGCAGGCCAATTTGATCAGATTTCAGCCCCTAAACCTGCACCCGATTCATGGGCTGCACAAGAGGATAATAAGGTTGGTATATGGTTAGTAAAAATGGAATCTGGTGCAAAATTGTCATTACCTGCCGTTTCTGCAGATGTCAACCGATCTGTCTATTTTTATAAAGGATCGGAAATAACAATTGCCGAAACAAACATTAAACCTTACCATTCAATTGATGTATACGCCCAAGAAGAAACTGAAATTATAAACGGAGACGAAAATGCTTACCTATTGATTTTACAAGGCAAACCAATCAACGAGCCAGTTGTGCAACATGGGCCATTTGTAATGAATGACGAAGCTGGAATCAGACAGGCTTTTATGGATTATCAAAAAACACAGTTCGGTGGTTGGCCCTGGCAAAATTATGATGTGGTTCAACCACGTGATAAAGGACGCTATGCCATTTACGCAGACGGAAGAGAAGAAATCAGGTAA
- a CDS encoding DEAD/DEAH box helicase encodes MKFEDLKLHPSILKALKDENYSEPTSIQARAIPIALEKVDILGNAQTGTGKTAAFAIPIIQHLINENGQSKGKRRIKSLVVTPTRELAIQIGDSFKAYGKYSHLQNTVIFGGVPQNPQIRQLKNGTDILIATPGRLLDLMDQGHISLREVKYFVLDEADRMLDMGFIHDIKKLLLKLPKERQSLFFSATMPPKILKLSQQILVNPKTVAVNPVSSTAETIQQQLYTTNKDTKKNLLFHILENKELEQVLMFSRTKHGADRIVRNLRSKKIDSAAIHGDKNQNQRQKALKQFKDGQIRVLVATDIAARGIDIDKLRFVINYDIPNEPETYVHRIGRCGRAGEEGVAISLCEPEENAYVSDIEKLIKQKIKVVRDNPFPQTDKPMNNEEKKEFEKEKQRKKDEFFANRNKKRGDQNPGFRRKRR; translated from the coding sequence ATGAAATTCGAAGATTTAAAATTGCATCCTTCTATATTAAAAGCATTGAAGGATGAAAACTATTCAGAACCCACTTCCATACAGGCCAGAGCTATTCCTATAGCTTTAGAAAAAGTTGATATTTTAGGCAATGCCCAAACCGGAACCGGAAAGACAGCTGCTTTTGCAATTCCGATTATCCAACATTTAATAAATGAAAATGGACAATCTAAAGGCAAACGAAGAATTAAATCATTAGTAGTTACCCCAACCCGTGAGTTGGCCATACAAATTGGAGATAGTTTTAAAGCCTATGGCAAGTACAGCCATTTACAAAACACTGTTATTTTTGGTGGGGTACCACAAAATCCACAGATCAGGCAACTTAAAAATGGTACAGATATACTAATAGCTACTCCAGGCCGATTACTCGATTTAATGGATCAGGGGCATATCTCGTTACGCGAAGTAAAATACTTTGTACTGGACGAGGCTGATCGTATGTTGGATATGGGATTTATCCATGATATTAAGAAGCTTTTATTAAAATTACCTAAAGAACGCCAATCACTATTTTTCTCGGCTACTATGCCGCCAAAAATATTGAAGTTGTCGCAACAGATACTTGTTAATCCTAAAACTGTTGCCGTTAATCCGGTATCTTCAACAGCCGAAACAATTCAACAACAGCTTTACACCACCAATAAGGATACAAAGAAAAACCTACTGTTCCACATTCTTGAAAATAAAGAACTGGAGCAGGTATTGATGTTTTCGAGAACCAAACATGGTGCTGACAGAATAGTACGTAACCTTCGCAGTAAAAAAATTGATAGCGCTGCTATTCACGGAGATAAGAATCAGAATCAAAGACAAAAAGCACTGAAACAGTTTAAAGATGGCCAGATTCGAGTGCTGGTTGCAACTGATATTGCAGCCCGCGGAATTGACATTGATAAACTGCGTTTTGTTATTAACTACGACATCCCTAACGAGCCGGAAACATATGTGCACCGTATAGGGCGTTGTGGACGTGCCGGAGAAGAGGGAGTAGCAATATCACTATGTGAACCTGAAGAAAACGCATATGTGAGTGATATTGAAAAGTTGATTAAACAAAAAATAAAAGTTGTACGCGACAATCCTTTTCCTCAAACCGATAAACCTATGAACAACGAGGAAAAAAAGGAATTTGAAAAAGAGAAACAACGCAAAAAGGATGAGTTTTTTGCTAACCGAAACAAAAAACGAGGAGATCAAAACCCGGGTTTCCGCAGAAAAAGAAGATAA